In one window of Skermanella rosea DNA:
- a CDS encoding ArdC family protein, which translates to MKTDVYERITGRIVAELEQGVRPWLKPWSAEHAAGRITRPLRFNGMPYQGINVLMLWGESVAKGFAAPIWMTFKQAQEMGGHVRKGEHGSLVVYADRIRKTERDEATGEEAEREIPFLKGYTVFNVEQVEGLPQHFYGLAEPRLDPVERNARADEFFAATRADVRHGGDRAYYTMAEDRVQMPPFEAFRDAESYYATLAHEITHWTRHPSRLERDFGRKRWGDEGYAMEELVAELGAAFLSADLDLTPEPREDHAAYIGSWLEVLKNDKRAIFTAASHAQRAADYLNGLQAPALAEAAE; encoded by the coding sequence GTGAAAACAGACGTTTACGAGAGGATCACGGGCCGGATCGTGGCCGAATTGGAGCAGGGCGTCAGGCCGTGGCTCAAGCCGTGGAGCGCGGAGCACGCCGCCGGGCGGATCACGAGGCCGCTGCGCTTTAACGGCATGCCCTATCAGGGGATCAATGTCCTGATGCTGTGGGGCGAGTCCGTGGCGAAGGGCTTTGCCGCGCCGATCTGGATGACCTTCAAACAGGCGCAGGAGATGGGCGGGCATGTCCGCAAGGGCGAGCATGGCAGCCTCGTCGTCTATGCCGACCGAATCAGGAAGACCGAGCGCGACGAGGCGACCGGCGAGGAGGCCGAGCGCGAGATTCCGTTCCTCAAGGGCTATACCGTCTTCAATGTGGAGCAGGTGGAAGGGCTGCCGCAGCATTTCTATGGGCTCGCGGAACCCCGGCTCGATCCGGTGGAGCGCAACGCGCGGGCGGATGAGTTCTTCGCCGCTACCCGCGCCGATGTGCGGCACGGCGGAGACCGGGCTTACTACACCATGGCCGAAGACCGGGTGCAGATGCCGCCCTTCGAGGCCTTCCGCGATGCGGAAAGCTATTACGCGACCCTCGCTCATGAGATCACGCACTGGACGCGGCACCCTTCGCGGCTGGAGCGGGATTTTGGCCGCAAGCGCTGGGGTGATGAAGGCTATGCGATGGAAGAGCTCGTCGCGGAACTCGGGGCAGCTTTCCTGTCCGCCGATCTCGACCTTACGCCGGAGCCCCGCGAGGATCACGCCGCCTATATCGGCTCATGGCTGGAGGTACTGAAGAACGACAAGCGGGCGATCTTTACCGCCGCGTCTCATGCGCAGCGCGCCGCCGATTACCTGAACGGGCTGCAAGCCCCCGCCCTCGCGGAGGCCGCAGAATGA
- a CDS encoding argonaute/piwi family protein, translating into MEFGNGQTSDHPKDGLFLYGPHDAPRRVKQVSVGVVGTEAGIGYVTTWAKRISGLVSVPPPGKGEKKERPHLSDFPGLAEAFGISISPDEFVRRMVSAKAIDEATKTLNHHEAVAKAVDLYIDEIIRHDRNEEHKVDVWLLVLPELVFDRCKPLSRRSGIGLVKGDFIKRQKVRSDLPLLGEVIDQSDELIFDDIPDFHRQVKARMLKVGYTSQLLRETTLAPESFKNSAGYPKRALQEPASIAWNLATGLYYKTQPKPPWKLANVRPGVCYVGLVFKVLPNHPQNHACCAAQMFLSEGDGVVFRGANGPWKTAEREFHLKAAEAKNLVSMVLETYKEKHGTLPKELFIHGRTTFSDEEWRAFSEAAPPGTNVVGVRIKTTSGDVKLFRDGDYPVLRGTAMILDNKNAYLWTNGFLPRLGTYIGPETPNPLSITVLRSTGPTPQIEAVLSDIMGLTKINYNACNFNDGLPVTVRFADKVGDILTMGSAKDAERQPFKFYI; encoded by the coding sequence ATGGAGTTCGGCAATGGGCAGACATCCGATCACCCCAAGGACGGCTTGTTCCTATACGGTCCTCACGATGCACCACGCCGCGTGAAGCAGGTGTCTGTCGGCGTGGTCGGAACCGAAGCCGGTATTGGATACGTCACGACATGGGCCAAGAGGATATCCGGTCTTGTGTCGGTTCCACCTCCCGGAAAGGGCGAAAAGAAGGAACGACCTCATCTTTCGGACTTTCCCGGCCTTGCCGAAGCCTTCGGAATATCCATCAGTCCGGATGAATTTGTGCGCCGTATGGTGAGCGCAAAAGCTATCGACGAAGCGACAAAGACCCTCAACCATCACGAGGCCGTCGCGAAGGCTGTCGATCTGTATATTGACGAAATCATTCGGCACGACCGGAACGAAGAGCATAAGGTTGATGTCTGGCTTCTTGTACTGCCGGAGCTAGTGTTTGACCGTTGCAAACCACTCTCGCGGCGCTCGGGCATCGGTTTAGTCAAAGGAGATTTCATAAAACGGCAGAAGGTCCGTTCGGATCTTCCTTTGCTCGGCGAGGTCATCGACCAGAGCGATGAGCTGATCTTCGACGATATCCCCGACTTCCATCGCCAAGTGAAGGCGCGCATGCTGAAGGTTGGTTACACGTCACAGCTTCTCCGCGAGACGACACTCGCTCCGGAGAGCTTCAAGAACAGTGCAGGCTATCCAAAGCGCGCGCTTCAGGAGCCGGCTTCCATCGCATGGAATTTGGCAACCGGGCTCTACTACAAGACCCAGCCAAAGCCGCCATGGAAGCTCGCCAATGTGAGGCCGGGCGTGTGCTATGTTGGGCTCGTATTCAAGGTTCTCCCCAACCACCCGCAAAACCATGCCTGTTGCGCGGCGCAGATGTTCCTGAGCGAAGGGGACGGCGTCGTATTCCGAGGCGCGAACGGCCCATGGAAGACCGCGGAGCGTGAATTCCACCTAAAGGCGGCCGAGGCGAAAAACCTCGTATCGATGGTGCTGGAGACCTACAAGGAGAAGCATGGAACGCTTCCGAAGGAGCTGTTTATCCACGGGAGAACGACCTTTAGCGACGAGGAATGGAGAGCATTTTCAGAAGCGGCCCCGCCCGGAACGAACGTAGTCGGTGTCCGGATCAAGACGACTTCGGGAGATGTAAAGCTTTTCAGGGACGGGGATTACCCGGTTCTGCGAGGAACGGCGATGATCCTTGACAATAAGAACGCCTATCTCTGGACGAACGGGTTCCTGCCCCGCCTTGGCACATATATCGGCCCTGAAACGCCCAACCCGCTTTCTATCACGGTGCTGCGCAGCACCGGCCCGACGCCGCAGATCGAGGCGGTGCTCTCAGACATCATGGGTCTCACCAAGATCAATTATAATGCCTGCAACTTCAATGATGGCCTGCCGGTAACCGTCCGGTTCGCTGACAAGGTCGGTGATATTCTGACCATGGGTTCGGCGAAAGATGCCGAGCGTCAGCCGTTCAAATTCTACATCTGA